Proteins encoded together in one Rossellomorea sp. y25 window:
- a CDS encoding cell wall-binding repeat-containing protein: protein MRKILSILGMITMLLVSVCTGGTVKASTVQGDTLENAEPINLDHEYEGTMESTEDVDFYRFTLDKTGNTVIQFNRVEGATWDVEITDENGDPYTHFSTRYHSGVTGAEEVNIGLPAGEYFIKVSTDYHKSPGVPYTFMVQQTQNDYYEKEFNDKMEAASSMQLNKTYKGHIQTYDDKDYFTFTLDRTERIAFSIERDNEGSWNALLVDENGKEYVNLDTDVHFAEYGPDVERLELPAGTYYVRLENNWGTPNMPYAFKVQELTDRIQGAKRYDTAVEISKQGFKTSDTVVLVSGNDFPDALAGGPLAYYHNAPILLTDKEKLPIASWREVQRLKAKNVIILGGEGAVSNQVVDELEYLDISVKRIGGDNRYETAAYVAKEIPSTKAVVANGKNFPDALAVAPYASKNSIPILLTEKASLPDATKKALAGKANTIIVGAAGAVSESIENQLPSPVRYGGINRYETAKLIVENLALGKNTGYVATGKNFPDALAGSVLAAKNNSPILLVSDNSIPSPTKSLLMGYSYYMVWGGPGAVTDNVVKELDANLIQIK from the coding sequence GTGAGGAAAATTCTAAGCATTCTAGGTATGATTACGATGTTGTTAGTATCTGTATGTACAGGGGGAACGGTGAAAGCTTCTACTGTACAGGGAGATACTTTGGAGAATGCGGAACCAATCAATCTTGACCATGAGTATGAAGGAACCATGGAATCGACTGAAGATGTAGACTTTTACCGTTTTACACTCGATAAGACCGGAAATACGGTTATTCAATTTAATCGAGTGGAAGGCGCTACATGGGATGTGGAAATCACCGATGAAAATGGTGACCCTTATACGCATTTTAGTACTAGATATCATTCAGGGGTCACGGGTGCTGAAGAGGTGAATATCGGCTTGCCTGCGGGAGAATATTTTATCAAGGTGAGCACTGACTATCACAAATCCCCAGGGGTCCCATATACGTTCATGGTCCAACAAACCCAAAACGATTATTATGAAAAAGAATTCAATGACAAAATGGAAGCAGCATCTTCCATGCAATTGAACAAAACCTACAAAGGTCACATACAAACATATGATGACAAAGATTATTTTACATTTACCTTAGATCGTACCGAGAGGATTGCTTTCAGTATAGAAAGAGATAATGAAGGATCATGGAATGCCCTCCTTGTGGATGAAAATGGGAAGGAATATGTCAATCTGGACACAGACGTCCATTTTGCCGAGTATGGTCCTGATGTAGAACGGTTGGAGCTTCCTGCTGGAACGTACTATGTGAGATTGGAAAACAATTGGGGTACCCCGAACATGCCATATGCGTTTAAAGTACAGGAGTTAACAGACAGGATACAGGGAGCGAAGCGCTACGACACAGCAGTAGAGATTTCAAAGCAGGGCTTCAAAACCTCTGACACGGTTGTGTTGGTCTCAGGGAATGACTTCCCAGATGCCCTTGCAGGTGGACCACTGGCTTATTATCACAATGCCCCGATTCTGTTGACGGATAAGGAAAAACTTCCGATTGCTTCCTGGAGAGAGGTTCAACGACTCAAAGCGAAGAACGTGATCATCCTCGGTGGTGAGGGAGCCGTTTCCAATCAGGTTGTGGATGAATTGGAGTACCTTGATATTTCTGTGAAACGAATCGGTGGGGATAACCGTTACGAGACAGCTGCGTATGTTGCGAAAGAAATTCCATCCACAAAAGCTGTGGTCGCAAACGGTAAAAACTTTCCTGATGCCCTGGCTGTAGCACCATACGCTTCAAAGAATAGCATCCCGATTCTATTGACTGAAAAAGCTTCGTTACCGGATGCGACAAAAAAAGCACTTGCAGGGAAGGCAAATACCATTATTGTAGGTGCGGCAGGTGCAGTCAGTGAGTCAATAGAGAATCAACTCCCAAGCCCGGTTCGCTACGGTGGAATAAATCGCTATGAAACAGCTAAGTTGATTGTTGAAAACCTGGCACTGGGGAAAAACACGGGATATGTTGCGACAGGAAAGAACTTCCCTGATGCCCTTGCAGGATCTGTATTGGCAGCAAAAAATAACTCGCCTATTTTGTTGGTCAGCGATAACTCTATACCAAGTCCGACCAAATCCCTCTTGATGGGTTATTCTTATTACATGGTATGGGGTGGACCGGGTGCGGTTACCGATAACGTTGTGAAGGAATTGGATGCTAATTTGATACAAATCAAATAA
- a CDS encoding TasA family protein, with the protein MSFTKNVSKGIMSAALGLSLIGGGTFSYFSDAEATQNTFAAGTLDLAMNPSTVVNIDNIKPGDEIYREFTLKNNGTLDIYQVLLDTKYQVEDVKSDNTGDMAEHIKVTIMYNTSSATNIAVETTLAELVGETPDVTAIGSFLGSNNETGALPVPDGIPAGEEEKIFVLFEFVDNGEDQNQFQGDTLKVDWTFDAKTGSSTYHDDTDPDNN; encoded by the coding sequence ATGAGTTTTACAAAGAATGTAAGTAAAGGAATCATGAGTGCAGCGTTAGGTTTATCATTGATTGGGGGAGGAACATTTTCATACTTTAGTGATGCAGAGGCAACACAGAACACCTTTGCTGCAGGTACACTGGATTTAGCGATGAATCCAAGCACCGTTGTTAACATCGATAACATCAAGCCGGGTGACGAAATTTACAGGGAATTCACTCTGAAAAACAATGGAACACTTGATATTTACCAAGTTTTATTAGACACAAAGTATCAAGTGGAAGATGTAAAAAGTGATAATACAGGGGACATGGCAGAACATATTAAAGTAACGATCATGTACAATACAAGCAGTGCGACCAACATTGCGGTTGAAACAACATTAGCTGAATTAGTAGGAGAAACACCGGATGTAACGGCAATCGGTTCGTTTCTTGGAAGTAACAACGAGACTGGTGCCCTGCCAGTACCAGATGGAATTCCTGCAGGAGAAGAAGAAAAAATCTTTGTACTATTCGAGTTTGTAGATAATGGCGAAGATCAAAACCAATTCCAAGGTGACACACTAAAAGTTGACTGGACATTTGACGCCAAGACAGGAAGTTCAACCTACCACGACGACACAGACCCGGATAATAATTAA
- a CDS encoding signal peptidase I, whose amino-acid sequence MKKKLWSIVSSVIGTILLVMICLAAFIVLSSRLSGGEPTFMGYQVKAVLSGSMEPTFKTGSIISIKLGDQRTSYKTGDIITFRMEDKLITHRITDVIQENGQAVYKTQGDNNNGPDLWTVPAQNIIGKYTNFTIPYIGYALNYANSKAGSALLLIVPGILLLISAFRSIIVAKNELEGSKA is encoded by the coding sequence ATGAAGAAGAAACTGTGGAGTATAGTCAGTAGTGTAATAGGAACAATCCTCCTTGTGATGATATGTTTGGCAGCATTTATTGTTCTTTCTTCTAGACTATCAGGAGGGGAACCGACCTTTATGGGATACCAGGTAAAAGCAGTATTATCAGGATCCATGGAACCGACATTCAAAACAGGGTCCATTATTTCCATCAAGCTGGGGGATCAGCGTACTTCTTATAAAACAGGCGATATCATTACCTTTCGCATGGAAGATAAGCTCATTACACACAGAATCACCGATGTCATACAAGAGAATGGACAAGCAGTGTATAAAACCCAAGGGGATAACAACAACGGGCCTGATCTATGGACGGTTCCCGCACAAAATATCATCGGAAAGTACACAAACTTTACGATTCCATATATAGGATATGCACTTAATTATGCCAATTCAAAAGCCGGCTCAGCTCTATTGTTAATTGTTCCAGGGATCTTATTGCTGATTTCTGCATTCCGTTCCATTATCGTTGCGAAGAACGAGCTTGAAGGAAGCAAAGCATGA
- a CDS encoding DUF4047 domain-containing protein, which translates to MRGRIHKTILLSSLCCMAFYAGTQLVGETEAAFSSRVSTDPITMSAAFVFPATIHELEERAQKVSKSMEHTFHTVVAPSPEASMEELHRQLDEVTAMKEELTRQLGTLQNLYDEVSAYHMDIQNQGVTNAHTYDYVREGFQHVAGMLEVVQATVDFSHIEAIRTSILLQIQNLEDQEKPSIESTQTNPDPETPSIEQPQTNPDPESSESQDEASTEITDEAPTEITDGEKTEINEETSTEITNDKQVTAHEEETVEYSQ; encoded by the coding sequence TTGAGGGGCCGAATCCATAAAACCATTCTACTGTCTTCTTTATGTTGTATGGCCTTTTATGCCGGGACTCAGCTGGTAGGAGAAACAGAAGCGGCATTTTCAAGCCGGGTTTCAACAGATCCGATCACCATGAGTGCGGCGTTTGTTTTTCCGGCAACCATTCACGAGCTTGAGGAACGAGCACAGAAGGTGTCAAAAAGCATGGAGCACACTTTTCATACCGTCGTTGCTCCTTCACCCGAGGCATCAATGGAAGAATTACATAGGCAACTGGATGAGGTGACAGCCATGAAAGAGGAGCTGACTCGCCAACTTGGCACTCTGCAAAATCTGTATGATGAAGTGTCCGCGTATCATATGGACATTCAAAACCAGGGAGTAACGAACGCCCATACATATGATTATGTACGTGAGGGTTTTCAGCATGTTGCTGGAATGCTGGAAGTGGTACAAGCAACAGTCGATTTTTCACATATAGAGGCCATTCGTACTTCTATCCTATTGCAGATACAGAACCTGGAAGATCAAGAGAAACCTTCTATAGAATCAACCCAGACTAATCCAGACCCAGAAACCCCTTCTATAGAACAACCTCAGACGAATCCAGATCCAGAGAGCTCTGAATCTCAGGATGAAGCATCAACGGAGATAACTGATGAAGCACCAACGGAGATAACTGATGGTGAAAAAACGGAAATTAATGAAGAAACATCTACGGAAATAACGAATGATAAGCAGGTGACAGCACATGAAGAAGAAACTGTGGAGTATAGTCAGTAG
- a CDS encoding M4 family metallopeptidase, which yields MKKKKQKKMSKKAAIPAVLALSVTLGGLVPSVPGFAGSSSVVSVQAEGLSKQEVVKAFLQSKVLEKTKSLTAGEQFKIISEEADSETGTYHVRTVEQYNGIPIYGSGQTVALDKNNNVYASFGNVTQKLARTIIPTEAELDKEEAENIAKAAVASEIGLNELKTYDGIDTELTIYPYEGKYYLTYLVKVSTSTPTPGYFHYFVDATNGEVVNNFNAMHEVDPTSLSVAVGRGLNVFGKMQSFPVGKDMATGTSYLYGGSIAGGSFGQPNIVPIATFDARRMPETPFILLSALLGFTGFEINTKSSTNFFYDPAAVSAHTNADKINKYFQGAHKRNGIDNKGMPYISTVHIGSKWNNAAWNGKQMLYGDGDGIRLGSLAGGLDVAGHEITHGVIQNTANLTYENESGAINESLADIFGEISEMYSSGSYTNPSEWEMGEDIYTPNTAGDGGLRSMKDPRSKTLPAAYEMRDNRYPDHYEDRYVGELDKGGVHINSSINNKAAYLISEGGTHNGVTVTGLGASQTGAIYYSALTKYLTPSSGFKEMREAAIQATRDKFPDKNGQPSAQTQTVIDAYDAVGVPAE from the coding sequence TTGAAAAAGAAAAAGCAGAAGAAAATGAGTAAAAAAGCAGCCATTCCTGCAGTACTGGCATTATCAGTAACATTAGGAGGACTAGTACCATCTGTACCTGGATTTGCAGGATCATCAAGCGTCGTTTCAGTACAAGCTGAGGGACTGAGTAAACAAGAGGTTGTGAAGGCGTTCCTTCAATCAAAAGTACTCGAGAAAACAAAATCCCTGACTGCAGGAGAGCAATTCAAAATTATCAGCGAGGAAGCGGATAGCGAAACAGGTACATACCATGTGCGTACTGTCGAGCAGTATAATGGCATTCCGATTTACGGTTCCGGCCAAACCGTTGCGTTAGATAAAAATAACAATGTATACGCATCGTTTGGTAACGTTACACAAAAGCTTGCCCGTACCATCATCCCAACGGAAGCAGAACTTGATAAGGAAGAAGCAGAGAACATCGCTAAAGCAGCTGTAGCATCCGAAATAGGACTAAATGAACTAAAAACGTACGATGGCATCGACACAGAGTTAACGATTTATCCGTATGAAGGGAAATACTACTTAACCTATTTAGTGAAAGTATCTACTTCCACCCCGACTCCAGGCTATTTCCATTACTTCGTGGATGCAACAAACGGAGAGGTAGTAAACAACTTCAACGCTATGCATGAAGTGGACCCAACAAGTCTTTCTGTAGCGGTAGGAAGAGGATTAAACGTATTTGGAAAAATGCAGTCATTCCCTGTAGGAAAGGATATGGCAACTGGAACCAGCTATTTATATGGCGGTTCTATCGCGGGGGGATCATTTGGTCAGCCTAATATTGTCCCTATTGCGACGTTTGATGCCCGCCGTATGCCTGAAACACCATTCATCCTGCTTTCAGCACTTCTGGGATTCACTGGATTTGAAATCAATACAAAAAGTTCTACTAATTTCTTCTATGACCCGGCAGCTGTTTCAGCCCATACAAATGCTGATAAAATAAACAAATACTTTCAAGGTGCCCACAAGCGTAACGGTATAGACAATAAGGGTATGCCATACATCAGTACGGTTCATATCGGTTCTAAGTGGAATAACGCTGCCTGGAACGGAAAGCAAATGCTGTACGGAGATGGTGATGGGATCCGTCTAGGTTCATTAGCCGGTGGATTGGACGTGGCAGGTCACGAAATTACACACGGTGTCATTCAAAATACAGCAAACTTGACGTATGAAAATGAATCAGGTGCCATCAATGAATCGTTAGCGGATATCTTTGGAGAAATATCTGAAATGTACTCTTCCGGTTCTTATACAAATCCTTCAGAGTGGGAAATGGGTGAGGATATTTATACCCCAAATACAGCAGGAGATGGTGGTCTTCGTTCAATGAAAGATCCGCGTTCCAAAACACTCCCTGCAGCATACGAAATGAGGGATAACCGCTATCCGGATCACTATGAAGACCGCTATGTAGGAGAACTAGATAAAGGCGGCGTGCATATTAACAGCAGTATCAACAATAAAGCTGCCTACCTGATTTCCGAAGGTGGTACACACAACGGCGTAACCGTCACTGGACTTGGTGCCAGTCAAACAGGCGCTATCTACTACAGCGCATTAACAAAGTATCTGACACCTTCTTCTGGATTTAAAGAAATGCGCGAAGCTGCCATCCAGGCTACTCGCGATAAGTTTCCGGATAAGAATGGACAACCGTCAGCGCAGACACAAACAGTCATCGATGCTTATGATGCTGTTGGGGTGCCGGCAGAATAA
- a CDS encoding DUF948 domain-containing protein, translating into MPNLVPTLLRRVMTTLAETEKTLSDARKAVNGVTEEAEELIHTANQISDDVKGKMKAVDPLLESVHDVGDMLQNVTSSVKRNALQKRNPKTIHAQERNSVQIKLK; encoded by the coding sequence ATGCCTAATTTAGTTCCCACTTTATTAAGAAGAGTAATGACAACACTTGCTGAAACGGAAAAGACGCTTTCTGACGCTAGGAAAGCCGTGAACGGAGTGACAGAGGAAGCAGAAGAACTGATTCATACAGCCAACCAGATCTCGGATGACGTAAAAGGAAAAATGAAAGCCGTCGACCCTTTACTAGAGTCCGTTCACGATGTGGGTGATATGTTACAAAATGTGACCAGTTCGGTGAAAAGGAACGCTTTGCAAAAGAGGAATCCGAAAACCATTCATGCGCAGGAGAGGAATTCGGTGCAGATTAAATTGAAGTGA